Proteins encoded within one genomic window of Chiloscyllium punctatum isolate Juve2018m chromosome 7, sChiPun1.3, whole genome shotgun sequence:
- the LOC140479522 gene encoding immunoglobulin kappa light chain-like has product MISHIQLIWPLAFCIAGINGDIIMSQSPPVLSVGLGQTATITCTASQNIDNDLSWYQQQEGQKPSLLIYGATTRFTGVSERFTGSGYNIEFTLTISNVQELDVGDYYCRENSQPKLTLLPPSTEQVDAKGTATLVCLANHFYPDELEVQWKKDGAVISDGVQTSNYLRASDSTYSVSSLLTLSGSDWESNARFSCALTHVIPPGTACSCFSRPGGGDLDNGFHNGLHQRGPTNQGQRPEITGSSVPDPSTTGPLASQLQLVAFRTLYIMQVVQLILLIFPNLTRSPQSLRFVKCSLCQLRILTDGKQTEMGQ; this is encoded by the exons atgatttcacacatccagctgatctggcccctggcATTCTGCATCGCAG gtatCAATGGGGACATCATCATGAGCCAGTCTCCCCCGGTGCTGTCGGTGGGACTGGGACAGACCGCAACCATCACCTGTACGGCCAGTCAAAATATTGATAATGATCTTTCCTGGTACCAACAGCAAGAAGGTCAGAAGCCAAGTCTCCTAATCTATGGTGCAACAACTCGATTCACAGGAGTCTCTGAGCGATTCACCGGCAGTGGATATAATATAGAATTCACCCTGACAATCAGTAATGTCCAGGAATTGGATGTCGGTGACTATTATT GCCGTGAgaactctcagcccaagctgaccctgctgcccccctccACGGAGCAGGTAGatgccaagggcactgccaccctggtgtgtcttgccaatcacttctatcccgatgagctggaggtgcagtggaagaaggatggtgcagtcatttcggacggggttcagaccagcaactacctgcgagcttcggacagcacctacagtgtcagcagcctgctgaccctctctgggtctgactgggagtccaacgctcgcttctcctgtgccctcacccac GTTATTCCTCCGGGCACTGCATGTTCTTGCTTCTCCAGGCCAGGAGGTGGCGATCTTGACAATGGATTTCACAATGGTCTCCATCAGAGAGGACCCACAAATCAGGGACAGCGACCAGAAATTACAGGCTCCTCAGTCCCAGACCCGAGTACAACGGGCCCCCTGGCATCCCAGTTACAGCTTGTTGCGTTCCGGACCCTGTACATAATGCAAGTGGTGCAGCTGATCCTTCTGATTTTTCCCAACCTCACCAGGTCTCCACAATCGTTGAGATTCGTTAAATGCAGCCTTTGCCAATTAAGGATCCTGACTgatgggaaacagactgaaatgggtCAATAA